The genomic interval GGAGCGCCCGTTCCAGCACCGGCAGCCGCCACAGCCGCTCCAACAGGTCCGCCTCCGGGCACCAGGTGCTGCACCAGCGCACCTCGACCACCCCGGACTCGTGCAGCCGGCGGATCCGGTCGACGAGCGCGCCGGCCCAGCGCATCGGGTACTCGCACCGGTCGGCCTGGGACCAGACGTCGGCCCGGCGGGGCGCCCGGCCCCACGCCGGGCTGCGGGCGTTGATCACACCGTCTACGTCCAGCAGCCAGACCGGCCCCAGATCCGGTACGACCGGCAAATCCGGTTCGATCTCCACGGTGCCTCCGATGATCGCTCACATTGTGGACGCCGCCCGCCACCCCGTCCCGGGGCACCCGGGTGGCGCTCCCGGGCTAGGGTCGGAGGTTGTGCGGCGGGTGTCGGTGGTCGGTAACTCGGGTTCGGGCAAGAGCACCCTGGCCAGGGCGTTGGCCGCCCGGCTCGGCGTGCCGTACGTCGAACTCGACGCCATCCACCACCAGCCCGGCTGGCGGCCGTTGCCCGCCGCCGAGTTCCGGGCCCGGGTCGACACCCTCACCGCGACCGGCGGCTGGGTGGTGGACGGCAACTACTCGGCGGTCCGGGATCTGGTGTGGCGGCGCGCCGACACCGTCCTCTGGGTCGACCCCGGCCGGCACACGGTGATGCGGCAGGTCGTCTGGCGAACGTTTCGCCGGGCGGCACTCCGGGTCGAGCTGTGGAACGGCAACCGGGAACGCTGGCGCAACTTCTTCGCCACCGATCCGGACGAGTCGGTGATCGTCTGGGCCTGGCAGCGGCACTCGCTCTACCGGACGCGCTATCTCGCGGCCTCGACCGATCCGGCCTGGCGTCACCTGACCTTCGTCCGGATCAGGTCCCGCGCCGCCGCCCGCCGGCTGCTCGTCGACGCGTCACCCGGACCGGCATCCTGACCCGGGCGCTGCCGCCGTCACCCCGGACGCCGCACCGTCCGTCGTGCCCGGTCATCCCACCGGCAGGCGCTCGGCGACGGCGGCGGCGACCTCGTCGCGCCGCTCGGCCGTCAGCCACTCGCTCTCCGGCCGGGTGAGGTAGTGGAAGACCCGAGGCCCGCGATGTTCCGGCGGAAGGTCCGGCATCCGGGGTACGAGGTGGAAGTGCACGTGCCCGAAACCCGCCGCCTCGGCGAACTGCATGACGTAGGTCTTCTCGCAGCGTACGGCCTCGTGCAGGGCGGTGCTGAGCCGGTGGAGCAGCGGCCCCAGCTCGGCGGCCTCGGCGGGGGTCAGTTCGGCGATCGACGTGACGTGCCGCCGGGGCAGCACGATCAGCCAGCCGGGCAGGCTGGAGTTGAACGCGTGCGCGGTACGCCAATGCCCGGTGACGTGCAGCCGCTCGGCGGGCGGCGCGGTGGCAAGGTTCCCCTCTTGCCGGCAGGAGTAGCAGTCCCCGGTCATCGTCCCATCCTGCTCCGCGCCGCCCGCCGCCGCGACCCTCTGAAAGTGGGGCTACGGCAGGAACGGCGCGAAGTGCTCGGCCACCAGTTCCGCGACCCCTTCGGCGTCCCGGCTGCCGTCGACCTCGATCACCCGGATGCCCAGCCGCCGGGCGCCGCGCACGGCGTCCTCGGCGAGCAGCCGGTCCCGCCGGACCCGGTTCCGCTGCCCGAGTTCGGGATCGCTGACCTGGTGGGCGAAGCGGCCGGCCCGGGGTAGCCGGTCAAGCTGCCGCTGCCGGAACTCCTCGGTCGGCACCATCACCACCATCTGCCGGGTCGACCCGGCGACCGGCGCGACCAGGTCGGGGCGCAGTCCCCAGCCCTCGGCGAGCAGCGGCCGGGGTGAGACGAGCGCCCGCAGGTCGTCCTGCACCCACTCGAACCGCTCGGCGAACTCCACCAGCACCTGCCGGGCCATCTCCTCCGGCGTCGTGCGGACCCAGACCGCCTCCCAGTCCCGTTCCGGCGGTTCACCGCGCCGGATCCGGCTCACCATCCGGCGATCGTCGTGCCCGCGCGCGTCGTGGTAGTCGTAGTGGTAGTGCGTCAGGCCGTACCGCTCGGCGAGGATTCCGGCCACCGTCGACTTGCCGGCCCACTGGCCGCCACCGATCCAGAGTGCCCGCCGCAGGGTGCTGAAAGGGTCCCATCGCATGCCCAGAATCGTGTGCCCGTTCCGGGCCGAATTCCAGTCTTGTTTTCGGATGTCCGCCCTGGTCAACTGAGGTTAGGGAGGATCGGTCAGGACGACCACACCGGCCGCCGTCGCGGGTGACGGCGTCAGCGGTGCGGGCCGACCGGCCGTTCCGGATCCGTCATCTCCACACCCCGGCGCCGACGCGACCGCCGTCCACCCGCGCCGGCCCGACCCGGTGGGTCGGGTACTCCGGGTTCGAGCGCCGGTGCTGGTTGCGCCCGCGCGGCGGCGTCGACGGGCCCGACGGTAGCGGGTCGGGTGTCGGCGGGGCGGCCGGCATCGCGAGTTGGGGCGGCAGGTCGGGGATCGGGACCGTCTGCGGCAGCAGAACCGCAAGTCCCCGGTACGGGCACGTCGCCCATCGCCGCCCGCACCGGCACCACAGCCAGAGCCACGGCCGGCGCCAGTCGACGCGGTGCCGGAAAACGAGTGGGACGGGCCGGAGCCGACGTACTTTCCGCATCGTGTCTCCTTCCGAGTTGGAAGGGGGCCATCTCTGTACGGGGGAAGAGAGATGGCCCCCGCAGGTTCCGCCCGGCCGGTCACCATGCCATTTGAATTCCGAGCGGTTCCGCTAGTGACACTCTGCTGTGGAGTGCACTACGGTCGATACGCGCTCGCGGCATCCGTGCAGGTCAGAGCGGCAGGCGAGCGATTTTGTGGAACGCGTGTCCGGCAGTGAGCAGAGGTGGGATTATCGATGGGACTCGTCACGGAATACGTCCTCGCCGAGCTTAGGCTGTTTCGTGCTGAGCAGCGGCTCAGTCAGGAGGAGTTCGGCCGCAAGATCGGCTATTCCGGATCACACGTGAGTTCGGTGGAAACCGGCCAGCGTCCGCCGACCGACGAATACGTGGAAAAGATCGATCAGGCTTTCCAGACCGGCGGTACGTTCAGCCGGATGCTCAAGAAACTCGCCAAACTGGACAGCACCCCGGCCTGGCTGCGCGACTGGATCGAGTTCGAGCGCCTCGCCCGCCTCCTCCGCTGGTACGAGCCGGCCTTCGTACCCGGCCTCCTCCAGACCGAGTCGTACGCCCGAGCGCTGCTGACGACCGCCCACCTTCTGCCTGAGCAGATCGAGCAACGCATTCAGGCCCGACTGGATCGGCAGGCCGTGCTCACCGCCGAGAACCCCGCCCGGTTCGTCTTCGTTCTCGATGCGATGGTCCTGCGGCGGCCGTTGCGTGGAAACCCGAGCGTGATGGCCGAGCAGCTTGCGCACCTGTTGACGTGTGCGGAGCTGCCGAACGTCCAGATCCTCGTGGTTCCACCGGAGACCGGGGTCTACGCTGGCCTCCAGGGAGGCTTCATCCTGGCGACGCTGTCGGACCAGTCTGTGGTGGCATACCTCGACCATCAGGTGCGAGCCCAGATTGTCGACCGGGCGGAAGATCTCGCGGCCCTCCAGGACACCTGGGAGGCGATCCGCAGCGAAGCCCTCCCGAGCCTGCAATCACTCGATCTGATCAGGGAAGCGGCGAAGGAATGGACATGACCAGCGCCAACTGGCGCAAGTCGACCCGCTCCGGTACCAACGGCGGGGCTTGCGTGGAAGTAGCGGACAACCTGCCCGGCATCGTGCTCGTACGTGACACCAAGGACCGCGACGGCGGCACGCTCGCCTTCGGACCGGCCCACTGGCGGGCCTTCGTGGACCTCGCCAAGCAGCACCGGCCCGCCACCTGAGCCGGTACCCCGTAACGCGACGCGGCAGCGGGCCCCGGCAACCACGTCGGGGCCCGCTGTGGCACGCTTCCGCCGTGATGGCACATCGGCGCAAGGTGGCGTACCCGGTCGTGGCGGCGCTCGCGCTGGTCCTGTTCTCCGGCGCCTGCGACAGTCATCGCGACGACGCGCCCGAACTCCCCCAGGCATCGAGCACCCCGGCCGGGGGCGACCCGAACGACGCCCGCATCGTCGTTCCCGCCTCCTTCACCGGCGCGGGCAAGATCTTTCACGACACCACACCGGACACCGCCTACGACGCCAGCACCAACGGCGTCGCCTCGGTCTGCCTCGACCGCCCGGGCCGGGTGACCGTCACCGAGATCCGACCCGAGATGTCCACAGGGGAGTTCCGGGTCGAGGGCTTCGCACTCGCACCCGTCGACGGCTCGGCCTCCGGCACCAGCATTCCGCTGTCCCACGGTTCGACCGTCCTTGAGCGGAGCACCGCCTGCGTGGCCGACCCGGCTGGCAAGAGCCCGGCTGAGGCCAGGGCCGCACTGCTACTTCGGGTACGGATGGTCGGCCCCGACTCCGCCGTTGCCGAGAAACTGGTCCTGCACTACACATCCGGTGACCATCGCTACGAGTTCTCGATGCCGTGGCGCATCACCTTGTGCGCGCCAGGTGACGACCAGACCAGAGGGTGTCGGGAGCTGGGCTAGCCGGCGCGGGCCGGGAGGACCCGATCGAGCAGGGTGCCTGACAGTCACCTTGGTGCCTCACAGTCACCTTCGTGTCTGGGCACTCACCCCGGCGGTCGCCGGGCAGCCGTGTCGTCGGCGACGGCCGAGGGGCACCGGGTGGTGCGAGTCAGATCTGGGCGAGGGTGTGCGGCACCTCGTCCAGCAGTTCCCGGGCCAGATAACCGAGCCGGCCGTACCGGGGGGCCAACCGCTGCCCGCTCACCGCGTGGACCCAGGCGGACCAGCAGGCTGCCTGAGCCGGCTCGGCGCCCCGGGACAACAAGCCGGCCAGGATACCGGCCAGCACGTCGCCGCTGCCCGAGGTGCCGAGACCGGTGTCGCCGCTCTCCTCCCGCCACACCTGGCCGTCCGGGGTGGCGATGTGCCCGTGCAGGGACACCACGCAGTCGTACCGGCGGGCCACCGCCACCGCCTCCGCGTCCACGTCCCGGCCGGGTTCGCGGCCGAGCAGGTGGGCGGCCTCGGTCAGGTTGGGGGTGAGCACCGCCGGGCGGTTCCGTCCGGCGAGCAGCTCCGGTTCGTGGCTCAGCGCCCCGAGGGCGTAGGCGTCGACCACCAGCGCGGTCTCCGGATTGGTGACATCGAGCAGCGCGCGCAGCAGCACGAGGGTTTCGTCGACGTCGTTGAGTCCCGGTCCCACGACGATCGCCTGGGCCTCGCCGGCCAGTTCGGCCAGCCGGTCGTCCACCCGGCCGGCGACCGCGCCGTCACCGGTCTCGCCGAGACCGATGACCAGTGCCTCCGGCACCTCGATGCTGAGCACCGCTGCGGTGGACTCGGCGACGGCAAGTTGCAGTACTCCGGCACCGGCACGCAGCGCGGCGATCCCGGCGAGGAGTACCGCGCCGGGGGTGAACCGGGAGCCGCCGACCACCAGTACCGTGCCGCGGGCGTCCTTGCCGCCCTCCGGGACCGGCAGCGCCCAGTCGCGCAACAGCCCCGGGGTGATCACCTTGGGTTCAGACCGGTTCGGCACTTATGTCGTCCTCCTCGGTCGGTGGGGTGCTCTGGCGCTCCAGGTGCGCGACGTCGTTGAAGACGTCGAGCCGCAGTGATCCGCTGCCGTCGTCGGCCCATCCGGTGACCGAGCAGTTCGCCACCGTGGCGGACCGGGTCACCTCCATCAGGCCCGCCTCGTCCAGCCCTTCCACGAGGTAGCGCAGCAGCAGGACCACCGCCTCGTGCCCGAACAGGATGACCCGCCGGCCGGCATGGTCGCGGCGCAGGTCGCCCAGGAGGGCGCGCAGCCGCAGGGTCACGTCGGCCCACGACTCGCCCCCGGGTGGCCGATAGTAGAACTTGCCCAACCGGCGCCGACGGGCTATCTCGTCCGGGTAGCGGGCCCGCGCGCCGTGGCTGGTCAACAGGTCCAGGATGCCCAGCTCCCGGTCCCGCAACCGCTCGTCGTAACTGACCGGTACGTCGGTGCCGGCCAGCGCCAGCTCCGCGGTCTGCCTGGTCCGCCGGTACGGCGAGACGACCGCCACCTCGGGCCGGGTCCGCTCCGGCAGGCCGGCCAGCCACCGTCCGGTCGCCTCGGCCTGCTCCCGGCCGAGCGGCGACAGGGGTACGTCCGCGTCCCGGTCGGTGAGGTCGATCGACTCGACGC from Plantactinospora sp. BC1 carries:
- a CDS encoding helix-turn-helix transcriptional regulator — its product is MGLVTEYVLAELRLFRAEQRLSQEEFGRKIGYSGSHVSSVETGQRPPTDEYVEKIDQAFQTGGTFSRMLKKLAKLDSTPAWLRDWIEFERLARLLRWYEPAFVPGLLQTESYARALLTTAHLLPEQIEQRIQARLDRQAVLTAENPARFVFVLDAMVLRRPLRGNPSVMAEQLAHLLTCAELPNVQILVVPPETGVYAGLQGGFILATLSDQSVVAYLDHQVRAQIVDRAEDLAALQDTWEAIRSEALPSLQSLDLIREAAKEWT
- a CDS encoding AAA family ATPase, which encodes MSVVGNSGSGKSTLARALAARLGVPYVELDAIHHQPGWRPLPAAEFRARVDTLTATGGWVVDGNYSAVRDLVWRRADTVLWVDPGRHTVMRQVVWRTFRRAALRVELWNGNRERWRNFFATDPDESVIVWAWQRHSLYRTRYLAASTDPAWRHLTFVRIRSRAAARRLLVDASPGPAS
- a CDS encoding NAD(P)H-hydrate dehydratase produces the protein MPNRSEPKVITPGLLRDWALPVPEGGKDARGTVLVVGGSRFTPGAVLLAGIAALRAGAGVLQLAVAESTAAVLSIEVPEALVIGLGETGDGAVAGRVDDRLAELAGEAQAIVVGPGLNDVDETLVLLRALLDVTNPETALVVDAYALGALSHEPELLAGRNRPAVLTPNLTEAAHLLGREPGRDVDAEAVAVARRYDCVVSLHGHIATPDGQVWREESGDTGLGTSGSGDVLAGILAGLLSRGAEPAQAACWSAWVHAVSGQRLAPRYGRLGYLARELLDEVPHTLAQI
- a CDS encoding HIT family protein; this translates as MTGDCYSCRQEGNLATAPPAERLHVTGHWRTAHAFNSSLPGWLIVLPRRHVTSIAELTPAEAAELGPLLHRLSTALHEAVRCEKTYVMQFAEAAGFGHVHFHLVPRMPDLPPEHRGPRVFHYLTRPESEWLTAERRDEVAAAVAERLPVG
- a CDS encoding DUF397 domain-containing protein: MTSANWRKSTRSGTNGGACVEVADNLPGIVLVRDTKDRDGGTLAFGPAHWRAFVDLAKQHRPAT
- a CDS encoding histidine phosphatase family protein; protein product: MAELGHLWVVRHGESVGNVAASRAEASGVESIDLTDRDADVPLSPLGREQAEATGRWLAGLPERTRPEVAVVSPYRRTRQTAELALAGTDVPVSYDERLRDRELGILDLLTSHGARARYPDEIARRRRLGKFYYRPPGGESWADVTLRLRALLGDLRRDHAGRRVILFGHEAVVLLLRYLVEGLDEAGLMEVTRSATVANCSVTGWADDGSGSLRLDVFNDVAHLERQSTPPTEEDDISAEPV